The genomic stretch CCGCAAGCCGAAGCCATCCTCCAAGAGCCACAAGGCCCGCAACTCCCCCCGCTGACCGAATCTACGTGCAGGAGCGGCGCTGGGTGGAGGGGCCGTTCTGGGCGCGGCGGGTCAGCGGTAGTCCCAGTGCACGACGGCAAACGACGCCAGCGTGATCCGGGTGTCGCCGAACAGAAGGGCGGTGTGCAGCCACTCTGCCTGGGCGGCGCCCAGCTCCGCCTTGGCCGTAGGGGCGCCGCGCTTCGTCTGCAGAAAGGCGAAGTCGTCGCCGCGCCAGGCGAACACGTCCCAGCACCCGGCGTAGCGCTTCTTCGCCCGCCGCGCCACCCCGGCCAGCACCACGCGCGGGTCCTCGTCTTCGATCACGCGGTTGCGCTGCTCGGCGCGGGGCACGTCGTCCCACCGGGTGAGATACTTCCACACCTCGCCCTTGGCGCTGTACGTGTTCACCCACCGCCCGCTCCACCCCTCCCGCTCCAGCATCCGCAGCACCGCGAGCTCGGCGAACGTGTGCTCGCCATCCAGCTCCACCATCCCCGCCGCTTTCTTGCCGAAGTCGTCCGCGAACGGGGGGCCCTCCCAGCGCGGCAGGCGCAGGTACACGCCCGCCACGTCGCCGATCATCCGTCCGCTGGGCATGTGGATGGGTACCTTGAGCGGCACCCGGAAGTCCGTGCGCTCGGCGTACGGCTGCAGCGCCTGCATCCAGGCGGGCGATGGGGTGTCGGACATGATCTCGGGTTCCGGACGGAATGGGCGGCGGCGGACGGCACAATCTGCGTTCTCGGGCCTGCCCGGTCCAGAGAGGCGGGTACCAAGCCGCATCCAGCGGCGGGAGGCCGACGTCTGACGTGAATGCCCCGAGAGCCATTCCCGCGCCGATCAGCCCCGCCATCCGCAACGGGGAGATGGCCGGCTGCTCGCTCCCCCGCGTGGCTCCGGCGAGCACCACCCTCGGCTCTAGTTCGTCGATCACGTGGGTCGGCTGCTCCGAGGGTGCGGCGTGGGTAGTTGGGTCCGGCGCGCTGGGCTGCACAATTCAGCATCCGCTCTCACGAAGCGTAACCATGTCGAGTTCGGCGGCAGGGATGGAAGCAAGGTGTGCACGCCACCTTCGCTCGATCTCGGCGCCGCCCTCTCCCAGGGGGTGCTCCACGCCGTCCGGGGACTGCCTCCAGAGGGCTTCGACCGCGGCATTCCCGCGAGTCTGGGCCAGGTAGCCGATGGCGCTCCCCGCCGTGAAGTACGCGCGGAGTTCATCCACCTCCCAGAACGTGGCCGCCAGTTCCGGGAGCGGAAGCAGCCTGCCCTGCCGAAGAAAGCCCGCCGCGATCGCGTCCACGCTCTTTCCCTGGCACATTCCCGTGGCCCAGGTGGCCACTCCGTCCGAGATCCACGTGCCTGTACGGTGCGTGCCCCAGAGCGAGAGGGAAAGCGCATGCATGATCTCGTGGCGAACGGCCGGGCGGAGTCCGGGGAGGATCACGAGAAAGACGCTCAGCTCACCGGGAACCGCCTGCCCCATGTACGGGTTGCCGGTCAGTTGCCGGGCCTGCTCGCGCGAGTCGACCAGGAACACTTCCACCACCCCGGGTGGACGCGAGGCACCGATGAGCGCAAGGTCGTGGTGCAGACCTTTCTCGGCGTCGCGGGCAAACTCCCGGATGTGCTGGGCTGCGTATGAATCGGGGAGATAGTGGAGATGCAGGGACTGCCCGGCGTACGTGCGCCAGCTGTACTCCGCAGTCGTAAGCGAAGCGCGAGCAGCGCCGGACCCGTGGGGCTCGGCTACGCGATCGTCCGAAGGCGCCGACGTGCACCCCGTGAGGAAGCACGCCACCGCAAGCAGGGCAAGGCAAAGCATGGATTGGTGTCTGAACGAGTGCACTCGACGCGGGACCAAGTACGCGAGAATTCCTGTCCAGCGCAACAGTTACAACGTGATGGACTCGGCGTTCGGGGGCAGGCGGCCCCGCCCCGGCCCGGCGCTTTCTGCCCGATCTGATCGCCTGGATCTGGAGCGGGACGATCAACTCCGGCAGGGTATTCGACCTGACGCTGCCCTTGGACTAGGTGGCCAAGGGGCTACCGCGCCGTGGACGAGCGCTGCGCGATCAAGACCCTGCTGGTGCCGTAAACCGGGCGGGGGACGCGCCAGTGACGAGAACAGACGACCGCAGCCATGGCATCACGGGCTGGGCTGCGGTCGTTCTGGTCCGATTCACCGACGAGAAGTGACGTGCCGACACCGCACCAGAAGGACACGCAACTCTACGGAAAATATGGTGACCTTGGCGTCCGCATTCCACACCTTTGTGGCGGCCATGTACCGACTATACATCTGTGGGATCGCTGTGCAACAGCTTGACGCGATCCCGATAGGTTTCCGTTGCGCGGTAGACCACCCCGTATACAAGCACCGTAAGAACACCGCTGAGAATCGGCGCCACAGGGTTTCGGTAAGTCACGAGGTTGTCAATCAACAGACTGATCGGCGTGAGGAGACCGAGAGCAGCAAACACCCACGCTAGAAGAACAAGCGCAACTGGACCATCGCGAAGCAAACTTAGATGATGATCAAAGCTGGGCGAGGCACGAAAGCGGAAGAATGCCACCCCCCCAAGCATCGTAAGCGTGGAAAAAATACCTAGCAACCCACCGAGAGAGCGCAGTTCTTCCCGACTATGACCTGAGCGCCACCCGTCGACAACATCCCCAATACTCCCAGAGATAGCGTATATCGTCTCGTCCCAGTCCGCTGCGTCGTTCCCGCGCCGAACCTGAAGAACGATTCGGGTCGGTATGTACTGCTCCGATGGACGCCTGAGCTCTTGACCAAGTTGTTCGGCGAAGAGCTTGTAAAAGGCTGCTTTAGGGTATCGTCCAGTTCCGGTAGCAAGCGCCGGAAGGATCACGGTCTCGGGCGTCTGCCGCCGAGGAAGATCTTGAAGTCTCTCAAAAACCTGGTTGAGGGCGACACGGAGGTGAGTGGTGAGGCAAGCACTATAATCACCATCCGACAGCTCACCAGCAGGCTGCCAGTACGGAGTACAATGGCCGCGACCGCCAGCGCTCCGGTACACGATCAGCGCCGCATTAGCCACCCATGATACATTAAGATCCTCATGATAAGGACCACGACACCTCTGGATGCGAACCTCGCCAACCTGAAGAAGGTGTTCAGGTGAGGGGTCGATACGACAGCCGTACCCAATGTGGTAGCTAATTGACTCAGGGCTACCACGACTCATGATCTCGTCGACCGAGTTGACCAGCAGTGTAGATCCACGAACAGCATTCGACCACAACCCGCTGGGTTCAATGCCATCCCGAGTAAATTCTCCCTCCGCAACGAAGATTTCGACTTCCTTTCCGTTGTCGGCTCGGAAGGTTGCGAGATGCACGACCGCGGCAGGTGATGCCGAACCAACATCATCAGTTGCACCTTTCAGGCTTCGAAACATGCGCTGCCGGACCCCTTCGCCAAGCGCTACGGCCGGTGTCGGGACCTCCACCCACTTTCGAGTGGTCGCTTCGAGAAAGCGATAGCCGACTGCACAAGTGACAACAAGAAGCAGGAGGAAGGAAAGTAGCTGCTGCCTAGTGGGAGCGGATCGTTCCATGTGAATATCAAGCTGCTGAGATAATGTGTTCGCTCAGCATCCGAGGATGCACCGGCAAAACTCTTGGCTAAAGGCTGCGACAACAAGTACGCCGGAACGCTTGTCGTCCCTCCTAGCCGGCTCTGACGTCGCGTCCACGAGATGTGAGCGATCTCCGCTTACATCAATTGGTTCGCCTGAAAATGCCGATGACGTAGGCGTACTACGTAGTCTGGAATTCCGCAAACGCGCAAACGTTTCAACGCGATCGCCTCGGCAGCAGCACATTCCCGGCTCAAGTGCTCAAGAGCAAAGTTGGCATCTACGGAATTCCCGACTAGCCATCTGATCGCGCCGCACGATTCACTGCGGCTACGGGTTCCGGGTCTCTACGACGTGCGAGACGGCGGACCACCTCAACCGCACGCGCGCAGCCTGGTCCCGTAGACCGAACGCCCCGGCGGCGGCTTCCGCCGGATGCTCTCTGCGCACGACTATAGAATGACAGTTCCTAGCGCGTGTCCGCTCGCGTCGCGGCTGCTTAACGTCCCCTTGATTGCATCCCAGCGGATGCGAAGGTCCCCTTGGGAGCCGCATCGAAATACTACGACCTCGTCGTTTGTGCCGTTGGGGTTCGTCCTGTCGAACAACGTGCAAGACTGCCATCGATGGGATGCTTCGATGATCGACATCCTTGGTCCGCGCTCGCCGGCCCAGTCTTCGAACCATTTGCGGTACGCCGCGGATACTACTGGAGTACCGGGGCCTGTGAGTGTCACAGGCAGCGGGTGCTGGGCGGTTATCGTAAATACGGCGGCCGAATCCTGTGCAACGGCAACTCTCGGGATGCCGAGCGAAAGGACAGCACAAATGGAGATAAATGCGAGTGTTTTCAAGATCGTGGCTCCGTCCAAGGGATGAGATCACGCGGTCTACTTAGACTCGCGCGTGCGAGTCACGACTGATCGTGACCGGAAAAGCCTAATCCTGCGTAGCTACTCGCGCATTGGCAGAACTGCCAATCTTGATCCGGCACGCTACACATGGTTCGCATTCCGAGCTTTGGTTGAGCGGCGGAGATTTGTCGACGGTGTTGCGGTAGACCAGTGACAATACGATAGTTGTGGTGGTTGTAGCCCGTGAATGGTTAGGTACGCCAGCCCTCCCGTGCACATCTTGGCAGCCCATGTCGATCACCCTGTCGTCCGCTGACGTCGCAAAGCTGACTCGGGCGATCCAGTTGCTTGTTTCTCCCCTGGATTTCGAGAGTGTCGACAACTGGCGTTCGGCCGTAAATCGTGGTTTGGGCGACTTGTTGTGCGCGGACTCGGCTGGGTTTCTGCTTCCGGTGAATGACGGTCTTGCGATGTACAGTGACCAGCACGATCCGAAGTCGCTCTCGGCGTTCCCGGAACTCGAGCCTCCGCGTCTGGCTGATGGGCGAACTGTTTGGGAGGAGGGCATTCGGTGCGGCGTCACGTCGCTTGAGATGCTTTATGGACCGGGGTACGAACTGTTTCGCACGAGTGCATATTATAATGAGTACGCTGCGCCCAACGGAGCGCACGATACAATTGGCGCAACGGTTCCCCTCACCGGGTTGGGTTCAGACGCAAACGCGGTTGCTAGCCTGCATTTCTGGCATGCGCGTCCGGTAGGCCGGCTCTTTGGAGAACGCGAACTGGCGCTCCTTCGCCTTCTCTTTCCTGCCTTTCGCGCTGGTGTCGAGACTCAGGTGCGCTGGGATAGGTGGCGCATAGACCTGCTCCGCAGCTTGGATACCCTTGGCCAAGCGGTAATGGTTTTCGATTCCACCGGTCGGCCTATCCACCAAACCCCTGCACTCACTGGAATGCTCGCGGACGATCCAGAAAGCACAGTCTTAAACTTAGAACTGCAGGTGGTGATGAACAGCTTGCGCAGTGCCATGAGAATTCGGGGCTACACCGATGGACCCTTGGGCGCCTGCGCTTCCGTAATACATACAGGTAAGGCACGCTATGCAATCCGCGGGTCCTTGTACGGAGGCCCGCCCTCCGGTTCCATTGCATACATGCTCGTGTCTCTGGAGCGGC from Longimicrobium sp. encodes the following:
- a CDS encoding helix-turn-helix domain-containing protein, which translates into the protein MSITLSSADVAKLTRAIQLLVSPLDFESVDNWRSAVNRGLGDLLCADSAGFLLPVNDGLAMYSDQHDPKSLSAFPELEPPRLADGRTVWEEGIRCGVTSLEMLYGPGYELFRTSAYYNEYAAPNGAHDTIGATVPLTGLGSDANAVASLHFWHARPVGRLFGERELALLRLLFPAFRAGVETQVRWDRWRIDLLRSLDTLGQAVMVFDSTGRPIHQTPALTGMLADDPESTVLNLELQVVMNSLRSAMRIRGYTDGPLGACASVIHTGKARYAIRGSLYGGPPSGSIAYMLVSLERRSPIRRPDAELQAVFGLTRAEIRVAAFLAEGKPNVEIARALGVTAHTARRHTERVLQKMGIHSRAQVAVWMYS